A genomic segment from Montipora foliosa isolate CH-2021 chromosome 9, ASM3666993v2, whole genome shotgun sequence encodes:
- the LOC137970328 gene encoding zinc finger protein 862-like, translated as MMDEKNVQGEIKKEERKMEDEIKNEKKMEDENMENEENMEDEMKMRDEKVKDEKKMEDENMENEENVEDEMKMRDEKVKDEKKMEDENMENEENVEDEMKMRDEKVKKGEKRKMEDNPEMKMENKDKRKEYELKRNRLFQWKWLNAHPWLLITLVQKDTTEPVIIDKPYPHEQPRDTLVQSRCCGICSKHPSVASKDSEISKRSGTNNFKLEALKKHEASQSHKKCLEAERAINKPKTTEMYKCCKQLSEKDDEKMEKKFRTAFHIAALERPLDDYESLCALQKLNGVELGETYLTRSACTEFIDHISSVMKDDLCVKLKECPFFSVMIDGSTDHGVIEEAIMYVRYLETSTGRPVTVYLGIQEPKAGTGKGYLEAVDSCFEKVINIDSVTWKQKITGLGTDGCAAMTGEKNGVVGLLRHDNKEFMGFWCGAHKLELAVVQCLEDYPEFVKVADVLRSLYQEYHYSAKALRELKESAEALDDQISKPTNVFGTRWLPHLQSALQALFRGYRPLMMHCQNTKEMRVGSSGRQGRAAFSVKLLTSFKGLLFTSFLWDIAEEAAHLSKVFQAEFLTVTTAAAAVRKFEFQCLSMKKSNGPRVQAFLKETGEGNVFEEIKITRDGNDVAQYEKIKKSVLDEIGQSMTERFHYLFNDPVVKASFVFDPETWPGDCEELASFGYDQLQIISNRYQGLLEKAAFRAECVGSEWQGVKSLVSLIKHKTTPDIYSVLFCKHKEEFPNFLLIAEIVLTWPLSTAACERGFSSMNRTKTIQRSSLTPKTLDNNLRISIKYHSLKKSERVKSFVQSGHLANAVKYWREKSLRTRREDWVEKHPEAKTWNSLKGEQSKH; from the coding sequence ATGATGGATGAGAAGAATGTGCAGGGTGAGATAAAGAAGGAGGAGAGGAAAATGGAGGATGAAATAAAGAATGAGAAGAAGATGGAGGATGAGAATATGGAGAATGAAGAGAATATGGAAGATGAAATGAAGATGAGGGATGAAAAGGTGAAGGATGAGAAGAAAATGGAGGACGAGAATATGGAGAATGAAGAGAATGTGGAAGATGAAATGAAGATGAGGGATGAAAAGGTGAAGGATGAGAAGAAAATGGAGGATGAGAATATGGAGAATGAAGAGAATGTGGAAGATGAAATGAAGATGAGGGATGAAAAGGTGAAGAAGGGCGAGAAGCGGAAAATGGAGGATAACCCGGAGATGAAAATGGAGAACAAGGACAAACGCAAAGAGTACGAACTAAAACGAAACAGGTTATTTCAGTGGAAGTGGCTCAATGCTCACCCCTGGTTACTCATTACCCTTGTCCAAAAAGACACAACCGAACCCGTGATTATTGATAAACCATATCCACACGAACAACCAAGGGATACATTAGTGCAATCTAGGTGCTGTGGCATATGCTCAAAACACCCCTCTGTAGCATCAAAAGATAGTGAAATATCTAAAAGAAGTGGGACGAATAATTTCAAACTTGAAGCACTGAAGAAGCACGAGGCGAGTCAGAGTCACAAAAAATGTCTTGAAGCGGAAAGGGCGATTAACAAACCAAAAACCACCGAAATGTACAAGTGCTGTAAGCAGCTATCTGAAAAGGATGACGAAAAGATGGAGAAGAAGTTTAGAACAGCTTTCCACATTGCAGCCCTAGAAAGGCCATTAGATGACTACGAGAGTCTCTGTGCCCTGCAAAAGTTGAATGGTGTAGAACTTGGCGAAACTTACTTAACTCGATCTGCATGTACGGAATTTATTGATCACATTAGTTCTGTTATGAAAGACGATCTTTGTGTCAAATTGAAGGAATGCCCCTTTTTCTCTGTGATGATAGATGGAAGTACGGATCATGGTGTCATCGAGGAAGCAATTATGTATGTACGTTACTTGGAAACGTCCACAGGAAGACCAGTGACAGTGTACCTCGGTATTCAAGAACCTAAGGCTGGAACTGGAAAAGGGTATTTAGAGGCAGTGGATTCTTGCTTTGAAAAAGTCATCAACATTGATTCAGTCACCTGGAAGCAAAAAATTACAGGTTTAGGAACTGATGGCTGCGCAGCAATGACAGGCGAGAAGAATGGAGTTGTTGGCTTGTTGAGGCATGATAATAAAGAGTTTATGGGGTTTTGGTGCGGAGCACACAAGCTCGAATTAGCAGTAGTCCAGTGCTTAGAAGACTATCCGGAGTTTGTAAAAGTAGCGGATGTTCTTCGAAGCCTATATCAGGAATACCATTACAGTGCGAAGGCACTCAGAGAACTGAAAGAATCAGCAGAAGCACTAGATGACCAAATTTCTAaaccaacaaatgtttttgggACTAGGTGGTTGCCACATCTCCAATCAGCATTACAGGCACTGTTTCGAGGATATCGACCTTTAATGATGCATTGCCagaatacaaaagaaatgcgTGTGGGATCAAGTGGTAGGCAGGGACGAGCAGCTTTCTCGGTGAAGTTGTTGACATCATTCAAAGGATTGCTTTTCACCAGTTTCCTGTGGGACATTGCCGAGGAAGCAGCACATTTAAGTAAGGTTTTTCAAGCAGAATTTCTCACGGTCACAACTGCAGCGGCAGCAGTTCGAAAATTTGAGTTCCAGTGCCTAAGTATGAAGAAATCAAATGGTCCGAGAGTCCaggcatttttgaaagaaactggGGAAGGGAATGTGTTCGAAGAAATTAAGATTACAAGGGATGGAAATGATGTTGCTCAGTATGAGAAGATTAAGAAGTCTGTGTTAGATGAAATTGGACAGAGCATGACAGAAAGATTCCATTATCTCTTTAATGATCCTGTAGTGAAGGCTTCGTTCGTTTTCGACCCAGAAACCTGGCCTGGAGATTGTGAAGAGTTAGCATCTTTTGGATATGATCAGCTTCAGATAATTTCAAATAGGTATCAAGGGCTGTTGGAAAAAGCTGCATTTAGGGCCGAGTGTGTTGGCAGTGAATGGCAGGGAGTTAAGAGCCTTGTGAGTCTCATCAAGCACAAGACAACACCTGACATTTACTCTGTTCTCTTTTGTAAACATAAAGAAGAGTTTCCTAACTTCCTTCTAATTGCAGAAATTGTGCTGACCTGGCCTTTGTCCACTGCAGCTTGCGAGAGAGGTTTCAGTTCCATGAACCGCACTAAAACAATTCAGCGTTCAAGCTTGACACCCAAGACACTGGACAACAACCTACGAATTTCCATAAAATATCACAGCCTAAAAAAGTCTGAGAGAGTGAAGTCTTTTGTCCAATCTGGTCACCTTGCAAATGCAGTCAAGTATTGGCGGGAAAAGAGTTTGAGGACAAGACGAGAGGACTGGGTTGAGAAACATCCCGAGGCTAAAACCTGGAATTCTCTAAAAGGGGAACAGTCGAAACACTGA
- the LOC137970332 gene encoding uncharacterized protein, translated as MHIMDWNNGSENQHIALKAAFVLIAVCLQKPSQKSKTKDHKECLTRRVALWKNGDIDQLIREGKMIQQRIGRSRKIEPPNKAKIFAKLVMEGQINAALRYLSDNDSKGVLPLSDDVMEQLREKHPEPQEARLGSLLFGPIEDIPACLYQQIDGEMIRDTALRTKGSGGPSGVDATGFKRILGCKSFKSSSTSLCDALATMTRKLCTEYIDPHTIEPLVACRLIPLDKGEGAVRPIGVGEVLRRIMAKCVMKILKQDVIDASGSLQVCAGLKCGSEAAIHAMRKMFEADHNDAVLLIDASNAFNSLNRSAALHNIRILCPTLATFAINTYREPARLFITGGKEIKSAEGTTQGDPIAMGLYAVSLQPLITHLNLSSSARQCWFADDASASGTLDELKMWWDELVTDGPQLGYLPNAKKCWLITKSEKEELAKAMFDGTAINVSTEGHQHLGAVLGSRKHLEDYVEEKVEDWISEIVRLAEFAQSHPQASYVAYTFGLRHRWTYYLRTLPNIEDLLEPLERAISDVLIPSMVDHKCTQLERDILSLPVRLGGLGFTNPTQGANAEFQASVNVTAPLAERIMSQLHEPPDEAEVTSLQQKAKKEKEERLLKRSDEWRNSLPERTKRAVSLAREKGASNWLTVIPNKDLDFDLNKREFKDAIHLRYDWEITGTPTVCVCGDRFSVDHAMICKRGGFIIQRHNELRDLEADLLNLVCNDVETEPVLQEITGETLNSGANLACDARLDIHARGFWEKQKSTFFDIRVCHPNADSYKDLTPEQVYRLHENEKKRMYERRVLEVEQASFTPLVFTTTGGMGRECLRYHSRLAELISIKKGEDYAKTMTWIRGKVSFSILRSALLCLRGSRSNRRRTNNVKDIDVDVELARSNIK; from the coding sequence ATGCACATAATGGATTGGAACAATGGATCAGAAAACCAACATATTGCTTTAAAAGCTGCCTTTGTTCTCATAGCAGTGTGTTTACAAAAACCAAGTCAGAAATCGAAGACGAAAGACCATAAGGAGTGTTTGACAAGGCGCGTAGCATTGTGGAAGAACGGAGATATAGATCAACTCATACGAGAAGGGAAGATGATTCAACAACGCATCGGCAGATCCCGTAAAATCGAGCCGCCAAATAAAGCAAAGATATTTGCTAAACTCGTGATGGAGGGTCAGATTAATGCCGCTCTACGTTACTTAAGCGACAATGACAGCAAAGGCGTTCTACCTCTTTCGGATGACGTCATGGAGCAACTCCGGGAAAAACATCCAGAACCTCAAGAAGCGAGATTGGGATCTCTGCTGTTTGGTCCGATAGAGGATATTCCCGCTTGCCTTTACCAACAGATCGACGGGGAAATGATCAGAGACACTGCCCTCAGAACAAAAGGATCAGGAGGTCCCTCGGGCGTGGATGCAACGGGATTTAAGAGAATTCTCGGCTGCAAATCATTCAAGTCCTCGAGCACAAGTTTGTGTGATGCTCTGGCCACCATGACCAGGAAATTGTGTACAGAATACATCGATCCCCACACCATCGAACCATTAGTTGCATGCCGCTTGATCCCTCTTGACAAAGGCGAAGGTGCGGTGCGACCCATCGGCGTTGGAGAGGTCTTAAGGAGAATCATGGCTAAATGCGTCATGAAAATCCTCAAACAAGATGTTATTGATGCCTCTGGCTCACTTCAGGTCTGCGCAGGTCTCAAATGCGGAAGTGAAGCAGCAATTCATGCCATGCGTAAAATGTTCGAAGCTGACCATAACGACGCAGTTCTACTCATCGACGCCTCAAACGCCTTCAATTCTTTGAATAGATCTGCAGCTCTGCACAATATAAGAATTTTATGCCCAACTCTAGCAACCTTCGCTATAAATACCTACAGAGAACCAGCACGCCTTTTCATAACAGGGGGTAAAGAGATCAAATCAGCAGAGGGAACTACACAAGGTGATCCAATAGCAATGGGACTTTATGCAGTTAGTCTCCAGCCGCTTATAACTCATCTTAATCTCTCTAGCTCAGCGAGGCAATGTTGGTTTGCCGATGACGCGAGTGCATCAGGAACACTGGATGAGCTTAAGATGTGGTGGGACGAGCTAGTCACAGACGGACCACAGCTTGGATATTTAccaaatgcaaagaaatgctgGCTAATAACAAAGTCAGAGAAAGAAGAACTGGCCAAGGCAATGTTTGATGGTACTGCAATAAATGTTTCGACTGAAGGACACCAACACCTAGGAGCTGTACTTGGATCAAGAAAGCATTTGGAAGATTACGTAGAAGAAAAAGTGGAGGATTGGATAAGTGAAATAGTGAGACTGGCGGAGTTTGCGCAATCACATCCACAAGCTAGTTATGTGGCCTATACGTTTGGCCTAAGGCATCGGTGGACATACTATCTTAGAACACTACCGAATATCGAAGACCTTCTAGAGCCTCTTGAACGCGCGATATCCGATGTACTGATACCTTCAATGGTGGATCACAAGTGTACACAGCTTGAGCGGGATATCCTATCACTTCCAGTGCGTCTTGGAGGCCTAGGATTTACGAATCCCACCCAGGGTGCGAATGCCGAATTCCAAGCGTCTGTCAATGTAACTGCTCCCCTTGCTGAACGGATTATGTCACAGCTACATGAACCACCTGACGAAGCTGAAGTCACGTCATTACaacaaaaggcaaagaaagaaaaggaggaaagatTACTCAAACGATCGGACGAGTGGAGGAATTCTCTACCCGAAAGAACGAAAAGAGCTGTCAGTTTAGCTAGAGAGAAGGGAGCATCAAATTGGTTGACAGTAATTCCCAATAAGGACTTGGACTTTGACCTGAACAAGAGAGAATTCAAAGATGCTATCCACCTAAGGTATGATTGGGAAATAACGGGCACACCCACCGTTTGTGTGTGTGGAGATCGCTTTAGTGTGGATCACGCCATGATTTGTAAACGTGGtggctttattattcaacgtcACAACGAGTTACGCGACCTCGAAGCTGATCTACTTAACCTAGTGTGCAATGATGTAGAAACAGAACCAGTTCTACAAGAAATTACCGGAGAGACGTTAAACAGCGGTGCAAACCTGGCCTGCGACGCCCGCCTCGACATTCATGCACGTGGATTTTGGGAgaaacaaaagtcgacctttttcGATATAAGAGTATGCCATCCAAACGCTGACTCATACAAAGATCTTACGCCAGAACAAGTGTATCGCCTTcatgaaaacgagaagaaaagaatGTATGAACGACGAGTCCTGGAAGTCGAACAAGCGTCCTTTACGCCATTAGTATTCACCACAACAGGAGGTATGGGACGCGAATGTTTAAGATATCATAGCCGACTCGCAGAACTGATATCCATAAAGAAAGGCGAAGACTATGCAAAGACAATGACGTGGATaagaggaaaagtttctttctctattttaagGTCAGCGCTACTCTGCCTCAGAGGCTCCAGATCAAATAGGAGGAGAACCAATaatgttaaagacattgatgtggacgttgaacttgccagatctaatattaaatga